In Leisingera sp. S132, a single genomic region encodes these proteins:
- a CDS encoding type VI secretion system tube protein Hcp: MAIDCFLKLDNGIVGECQDDKHKDWIDILSWGWSMSQSGTTHMGGGGGGGKVDVQDIQVTKYVDKATHDLIKRCCSGEHIKSGQLVVRKSGGTAPVDYLKIDFEDVLISNYQTGGSKDGLDRVQETLTLNFRRFQVTYTFQEQTGAAGPESQAGWEIAENREWAK, encoded by the coding sequence ATGGCGATTGATTGTTTTTTGAAACTTGATAATGGCATCGTCGGCGAATGCCAGGACGACAAGCACAAGGACTGGATCGACATCCTGTCCTGGGGCTGGTCGATGTCCCAGTCCGGCACCACCCACATGGGCGGCGGCGGCGGCGGCGGCAAGGTCGACGTCCAGGACATCCAGGTCACCAAATACGTCGACAAGGCGACCCACGACCTGATCAAGCGCTGCTGCTCGGGCGAGCACATCAAGTCCGGCCAGCTGGTGGTGCGCAAATCCGGCGGCACCGCGCCGGTGGATTACCTCAAGATTGATTTCGAGGATGTCCTGATCAGCAACTACCAGACCGGCGGCAGCAAGGACGGCCTGGACCGGGTCCAGGAAACCCTGACCCTGAACTTCCGCCGCTTCCAGGTGACCTACACCTTCCAGGAACAGACCGGCGCCGCAGGCCCGGAAAGCCAGGCAGGCTGGGAAATCGCGGAAAACCGCGAGTGGGCCAAGTAA
- the tssE gene encoding type VI secretion system baseplate subunit TssE: MPRGDADNSDTARRPWQSGRKAKTSLLQVFRTAHLEHDARRNRGKAGDGTAQLTKARKQRRFGVSESELRAHLEADLAALLNTTHLESAIPLDDVPHVAGSIVNYGFRDLSSLGARELNTPAVVETLRQSLLRFEPRLIPASLDVQIRDGDGRKHHLAVVVSAELMGDPVDVPLDFDAEVDLGAGKMTLSKLRMTA, from the coding sequence ATGCCGCGGGGTGACGCCGACAATTCCGATACCGCCCGCCGCCCCTGGCAATCCGGCAGAAAGGCCAAGACCTCGCTGCTGCAGGTCTTCCGCACCGCCCACCTGGAACATGATGCCCGCCGCAACCGCGGCAAGGCCGGCGACGGCACCGCGCAGCTGACCAAGGCCCGCAAGCAGCGCCGCTTCGGCGTATCCGAAAGTGAGCTGCGCGCCCACCTCGAGGCCGATCTGGCGGCGCTGTTGAACACAACCCACCTGGAATCTGCCATCCCCCTGGACGACGTGCCGCATGTGGCCGGTTCCATCGTGAACTACGGCTTCCGCGATCTCAGCAGCCTGGGCGCGCGTGAGCTGAACACCCCCGCCGTGGTCGAAACCCTGCGCCAGTCGCTGCTGCGGTTCGAACCCCGTCTCATCCCCGCCAGTCTGGATGTGCAGATCCGCGACGGTGACGGCCGCAAACACCACCTGGCTGTGGTGGTGTCAGCCGAACTGATGGGCGATCCCGTCGACGTGCCGCTCGATTTTGATGCCGAGGTTGATCTTGGCGCGGGCAAGATGACTCTGTCCAAGCTGCGGATGACAGCATGA
- the tssF gene encoding type VI secretion system baseplate subunit TssF has product MKRALRDAYNQELGLLKERAAEFAAEYPGLADRLGGLLEENLDPAVAGLLEGSAFLSARVQVRMDEEYQTFTRELLEQIFPDALAPTPSVMLAQAHVPVDSPDIENGLHFQPGSYMDARFLDAQQRVSCRFALAAPLSVWPVAVSQAAYHASAGPIGALGQEIAGGTKAGLVAELTRLGGEDTGSDSLRTLAMDSLTLHFTAPMDQAAALFEQVFCNCTRISLRWLNAQGDPVFARLSPSQLHTIGFDPDERLFAHQKRLFGGFARLREFFVFPRKFLGLRLSGLQDVLPHVRGSKLQIIFEFSTPRQRLATAMEPHHLAVNAAPAVNLFEEMSSQLHLDRKRHEYAVVPNSSPVTHYEVHHVSQAWAHYSDRKGKTEVHPLYALPPEGKDPRQTLYYTTRRKPRRQTLNEQRNGAPRNSYRGTETFLSFYQPEGHDTLNRLQVKLLCSNRHLTEYLPIAGSTDAFQLSDDLSVSLACLAGPTPPLDSLADRETAASHRAGAGDTYWRLISYLSLGTHGLQSPDGDGSAAALREMLSLFADLSDSVSEAQISGIRRLDCTPVTRTVTAPDGYYTARGIEVRVTFDETEFESTGIVPLGAVLDRFFAEYTAVNSFTQTVIVSQQRGEIARFAPCSGTGALL; this is encoded by the coding sequence ATGAAACGGGCCCTGCGTGACGCCTACAACCAGGAACTCGGGCTGCTCAAGGAACGCGCGGCGGAGTTCGCTGCGGAATATCCCGGCCTTGCCGACCGGCTGGGCGGGCTGCTGGAGGAAAACCTCGACCCTGCAGTGGCGGGCCTTCTGGAAGGCAGCGCCTTTTTGTCTGCCCGCGTCCAGGTCCGGATGGACGAGGAATACCAGACCTTCACCCGCGAGCTGCTGGAGCAGATTTTTCCCGATGCGCTGGCCCCCACGCCCAGCGTCATGCTGGCCCAGGCCCATGTGCCCGTGGACAGCCCCGACATCGAAAACGGCCTGCATTTCCAGCCCGGCAGCTATATGGACGCGCGTTTCCTGGATGCCCAGCAGCGGGTGTCCTGCCGGTTCGCCCTGGCGGCGCCCCTTTCGGTCTGGCCGGTCGCTGTCAGCCAGGCCGCCTACCACGCCAGCGCCGGGCCAATTGGCGCGCTTGGGCAGGAGATCGCCGGCGGCACCAAGGCCGGGCTGGTTGCGGAACTCACCCGGCTGGGCGGCGAGGACACCGGCAGCGACAGCCTCCGCACTCTGGCAATGGACAGCCTGACCCTGCATTTCACCGCCCCGATGGACCAGGCTGCAGCGCTTTTTGAGCAGGTCTTCTGCAACTGCACCCGCATCTCGCTGCGCTGGCTCAATGCGCAGGGCGATCCGGTCTTTGCCCGCCTGTCCCCAAGCCAGCTGCACACGATCGGCTTCGACCCTGATGAGCGGCTGTTTGCACATCAGAAACGCCTGTTCGGCGGCTTTGCCCGCCTGCGCGAATTCTTCGTCTTCCCGCGCAAATTCCTCGGCCTGCGCCTCAGCGGCCTGCAGGATGTGCTGCCCCATGTGCGCGGCAGCAAACTGCAGATCATCTTTGAGTTCAGCACCCCCCGCCAGCGGCTTGCAACCGCGATGGAGCCGCATCATCTGGCCGTGAACGCCGCCCCGGCAGTGAACCTGTTCGAGGAAATGTCCAGCCAGCTGCATCTCGACCGCAAGCGGCATGAATACGCGGTTGTGCCGAATTCCAGCCCTGTCACCCACTACGAGGTGCATCACGTCAGCCAGGCCTGGGCCCATTACAGCGACCGCAAGGGCAAGACCGAGGTGCACCCGCTCTATGCGCTGCCGCCCGAAGGCAAGGACCCGCGCCAGACACTCTATTACACCACCCGCCGCAAACCGCGCCGCCAGACACTGAACGAGCAGCGCAACGGCGCACCGCGCAACAGCTACCGCGGCACCGAGACCTTCCTCAGCTTCTATCAGCCCGAAGGCCACGACACCCTGAACCGGCTGCAGGTCAAACTGCTCTGCTCCAACCGGCATCTGACCGAATACCTGCCGATCGCAGGCAGCACCGATGCCTTCCAGCTGAGCGACGACCTGTCGGTGTCGCTGGCCTGCCTGGCCGGGCCCACACCGCCGCTCGACAGTCTGGCGGACAGGGAAACCGCGGCCAGCCACCGGGCCGGCGCGGGCGACACCTACTGGCGGCTGATCTCCTACCTGTCGCTGGGCACCCACGGGCTGCAAAGCCCCGACGGCGACGGCTCCGCCGCGGCGCTGCGCGAGATGCTGTCCCTGTTTGCCGACCTGTCGGACTCTGTCAGCGAGGCCCAGATCAGCGGCATCCGGCGGCTCGACTGCACCCCGGTCACCCGCACTGTCACGGCGCCGGACGGCTATTACACCGCCCGCGGCATAGAAGTGCGCGTCACCTTCGACGAAACCGAGTTCGAAAGCACCGGCATCGTGCCGCTCGGCGCGGTGCTGGACCGTTTCTTCGCGGAATACACCGCCGTCAACAGCTTTACCCAGACCGTGATCGTCAGCCAGCAGCGCGGCGAGATCGCCCGCTTCGCGCCCTGCTCCGGCACCGGAGCGCTGCTATGA
- the tssG gene encoding type VI secretion system baseplate subunit TssG, whose product MNEIQPVSQAAETLTRREQQQQAASGAGLFALLRELERRAGTAGKPRIGRNSRLRDAIVHLGQDPALAFPGRDLARVDLTGSTPRLRAQFMGLFGAFGALPLNWTEEVESWFAAGDESFVAFCDIFTARFQELFFRAWSDAKAITQFDHQDGDRFQAYILSLLGCGTPALRGTPSLSDMAKLQLAPLAAGRVKSPVRLRQMLELHFADRAAFRIEEHVPCWLDLEPDALCLLGEQGCTLGENVFLGGHVQSLSAKIRIHVTVSGPASYQRFLPGGPDHASLRGIVFWYLGQSVEVETALWMPEPEIRTAVLGQSTQVGWLACVGPADQAAAAGIPRRNGHLLVSRYPLFPAPHSETVFESQAA is encoded by the coding sequence ATGAACGAAATCCAGCCCGTTTCCCAGGCGGCCGAAACCCTGACCCGGCGGGAACAGCAGCAGCAGGCGGCCTCAGGCGCCGGCCTCTTTGCCCTGCTGCGCGAACTGGAACGCCGGGCCGGCACCGCCGGCAAGCCCCGCATCGGCAGAAACAGCCGTCTGCGCGATGCCATCGTGCACTTGGGGCAGGATCCGGCACTGGCCTTTCCCGGGCGCGATCTGGCGCGGGTGGACCTGACCGGCAGCACGCCCCGCCTGCGCGCCCAGTTCATGGGGCTGTTCGGCGCATTCGGTGCGCTGCCTCTCAACTGGACAGAAGAGGTGGAATCCTGGTTCGCCGCCGGTGATGAAAGCTTTGTCGCCTTCTGCGACATCTTCACCGCCCGCTTTCAGGAGCTGTTCTTCCGGGCCTGGTCCGATGCCAAGGCGATCACCCAGTTCGACCATCAGGACGGCGACCGGTTCCAGGCCTATATCCTGTCGCTGCTCGGCTGCGGCACCCCGGCCCTGCGCGGCACCCCAAGCCTCAGCGACATGGCGAAACTGCAGCTGGCGCCGCTGGCCGCTGGCCGCGTCAAAAGCCCGGTGCGCCTGCGCCAGATGCTGGAGCTGCATTTTGCAGACCGCGCCGCCTTCCGCATCGAGGAGCACGTGCCCTGCTGGCTTGACCTGGAACCGGACGCGCTGTGCCTTCTGGGCGAACAGGGATGCACCCTGGGTGAAAACGTCTTCCTCGGCGGACATGTGCAATCCCTCAGCGCCAAGATCCGCATTCATGTGACCGTCAGCGGACCGGCCTCCTACCAGCGTTTCCTGCCCGGCGGCCCGGATCACGCCAGCCTGCGCGGCATTGTGTTCTGGTACCTCGGCCAGTCGGTTGAGGTCGAGACCGCGCTCTGGATGCCGGAGCCGGAGATCCGCACCGCGGTGCTGGGTCAAAGCACCCAGGTCGGCTGGCTGGCCTGCGTCGGCCCGGCAGATCAGGCCGCCGCCGCCGGCATCCCGCGCCGCAACGGCCACCTGCTGGTCAGCCGCTACCCGCTGTTCCCAGCGCCCCATTCAGAAACCGTATTTGAAAGCCAGGCCGCCTGA
- the tssH gene encoding type VI secretion system ATPase TssH, translating into MTEITIEKYAGKMNRAGYDAFLQGMRQARSARNRYVDLSHWLFHSVSNQNADISVTLRQLGLDRTRMLKDLSAAMDRLDKNVTETPGISDHLSDALNHAWTYATLFFGEAQIRTGHVLTALLNDPALRRQLLRYSPVFESISAEQLGQDSRTLWAGSEEEAMRPMDGANLSAGDETAGGSPAKGGSTALDRFAKDMTAAAADMDPVKGRDEEIRQLTDVLLRRRQNNPILTGEAGVGKTAVVEGFAQLLAANDVPPKLQGTRLYELDIQSMQAGASIKGEFEQRLKSVIDEVQSSSEPIILFIDEAHTLIGAGGQAGTGDAANLLKPALARGTLRTIAATTWSEYRQHIEKDPALTRRFQPVNVDEPSVGTCCDMLRGILEPMQRHHNVRISDEAIVSAVTLSHRYIPARQLPDKAVSLLDTACARVAISQSAVPARIMDTKARISALEAELAGKTAARDLGEADAEREDDIRAEIETLNSSLKDLQSGYTREKEIVDQVLALRAALQTADPVSGETASQETLRSEMHAHMAELDAASPDDRMVYAHVDAQAVASVISDWTGIPAGRMVQDELEAVLTLSDTLRERVIGQDHGLRTIAKRIEISRAGLANPNKPIGVFMFCGPSGTGKTETALALAEQLYGGEQNVITINMSEFQEAHTVSLLKGAPPGYVGYGEGGRLTEAVRRKPYSVVLLDEVEKAHPDVHELFFQVFDKGVMEDGNGRLINFKNTLILLTSNVGTDVIMEMAGNADSQPDPEQLDLALKPSLLEVFPPALLGRIVTIPYFPLSRDVLGGITRLKLAAVAERLKGAHGTSLTYGQDVLDHITAQCNDPDSGGRMIDNIITNSILPDLSRKLLQALSSGEEIRSVSVTATPDGFEYALS; encoded by the coding sequence ATGACTGAAATCACCATTGAAAAATACGCGGGCAAGATGAACCGCGCAGGCTATGACGCCTTCCTGCAAGGCATGCGCCAGGCCCGCAGCGCCCGCAACCGCTATGTCGACCTCAGCCACTGGCTGTTCCATTCCGTCTCCAACCAGAACGCCGACATCTCCGTCACACTGCGCCAGCTGGGCCTCGACCGCACCCGGATGCTCAAGGATCTGTCAGCGGCCATGGACCGGCTCGACAAGAACGTGACCGAAACCCCGGGCATCAGCGATCACCTGTCGGACGCGCTGAACCACGCCTGGACCTATGCCACGCTGTTCTTCGGCGAGGCGCAGATCCGCACCGGCCATGTGCTGACCGCGCTCCTGAACGACCCAGCCCTGCGCCGCCAGCTGCTGCGCTATTCGCCGGTGTTCGAAAGCATCTCTGCCGAGCAGCTGGGCCAGGACAGCCGCACGCTGTGGGCCGGCAGCGAAGAGGAGGCCATGCGCCCGATGGACGGCGCCAATCTCTCCGCCGGGGATGAAACCGCCGGCGGCAGCCCGGCCAAGGGCGGCAGCACCGCATTGGACCGCTTTGCCAAGGACATGACCGCCGCCGCCGCAGACATGGACCCGGTCAAGGGCCGCGACGAGGAAATCCGCCAGCTGACCGACGTGCTGCTGCGCCGCCGCCAGAACAACCCGATCCTGACCGGCGAGGCAGGCGTCGGTAAAACCGCCGTGGTCGAAGGCTTTGCCCAGCTGCTGGCTGCAAACGACGTGCCGCCCAAGCTGCAGGGCACCCGCCTCTATGAACTCGACATCCAGTCGATGCAGGCCGGCGCCTCGATCAAGGGCGAGTTTGAACAGCGCCTGAAATCGGTGATCGACGAGGTGCAATCCAGCTCCGAGCCGATCATCCTGTTCATCGACGAGGCCCACACCCTGATCGGCGCAGGCGGCCAGGCAGGCACCGGCGACGCTGCCAACCTGCTGAAACCGGCGCTGGCGCGCGGCACCCTGCGCACCATCGCCGCCACCACCTGGAGCGAATACCGCCAGCACATCGAAAAAGACCCGGCCCTGACCCGCCGCTTCCAGCCGGTCAATGTGGATGAACCCTCGGTCGGGACCTGCTGCGACATGCTGCGCGGCATTCTGGAGCCAATGCAAAGGCACCACAACGTGCGGATTTCGGACGAGGCCATCGTCAGCGCCGTCACCCTGTCGCACCGCTATATCCCGGCGCGGCAACTGCCGGACAAGGCGGTCTCGCTCCTGGACACCGCCTGCGCCCGCGTCGCCATCAGCCAATCCGCCGTCCCCGCCCGCATCATGGACACCAAGGCCCGCATCAGCGCGCTGGAGGCTGAGCTGGCAGGCAAGACCGCCGCCCGCGACCTCGGCGAAGCGGATGCGGAGCGCGAGGACGACATCCGCGCTGAGATCGAAACGCTTAACAGCAGCCTTAAAGACCTGCAGTCCGGCTACACCCGCGAAAAAGAGATTGTGGATCAGGTGCTTGCCCTGCGCGCCGCGCTGCAAACAGCAGACCCGGTCAGCGGCGAAACAGCCTCCCAGGAAACGTTGCGCAGCGAAATGCACGCCCATATGGCCGAACTCGACGCCGCCAGCCCCGACGACCGCATGGTCTATGCCCATGTGGATGCGCAGGCGGTGGCCTCCGTGATCTCCGACTGGACCGGCATCCCCGCAGGCCGCATGGTCCAGGATGAGCTGGAGGCGGTGCTGACCCTGTCGGACACGCTGCGCGAACGGGTGATCGGTCAGGACCACGGGCTGCGCACCATCGCCAAACGGATCGAGATCAGCCGCGCAGGGCTGGCCAACCCCAACAAGCCGATCGGCGTCTTCATGTTCTGCGGCCCCTCCGGCACCGGCAAGACAGAAACCGCGCTGGCGCTGGCCGAACAGCTCTATGGCGGCGAGCAGAACGTCATCACCATCAACATGAGCGAATTTCAGGAGGCCCATACCGTCTCGCTGCTGAAGGGCGCGCCTCCCGGCTATGTCGGCTACGGCGAGGGCGGCCGCCTGACCGAAGCGGTGCGCCGCAAACCCTATTCCGTGGTGCTGCTGGACGAGGTTGAGAAAGCCCACCCCGACGTGCATGAACTGTTCTTCCAGGTCTTCGACAAGGGTGTGATGGAAGACGGCAACGGCCGCCTGATCAACTTCAAGAACACGCTGATCCTGCTCACCTCCAACGTCGGCACCGATGTGATCATGGAGATGGCAGGCAACGCGGACAGCCAGCCCGATCCCGAACAGCTGGACCTCGCCCTGAAACCCAGCCTGCTGGAGGTCTTCCCCCCGGCCCTCTTGGGGCGGATCGTGACGATCCCCTATTTCCCGCTCAGCCGCGACGTCCTGGGCGGCATCACCCGTCTGAAACTCGCCGCCGTGGCCGAGCGGCTCAAGGGCGCCCATGGCACCAGTCTGACCTATGGCCAGGACGTGCTCGACCATATCACCGCCCAATGCAACGACCCCGACAGCGGCGGCCGGATGATCGACAACATCATCACCAATTCGATCCTGCCCGACCTCAGCCGCAAATTGCTGCAGGCGCTCAGCTCCGGCGAAGAAATCCGCAGCGTCAGCGTCACCGCCACCCCGGACGGCTTTGAATACGCACTATCCTGA
- a CDS encoding DUF1036 domain-containing protein, with protein MMRLILFACLAVSLIAVRPARAAFTVCNQTLDVANLAVGVSEGDVFETLGWWVVGPSQCADLISHKLRSRYVYVFAKDVFGRVLLEGAAPMCVDAGRFRIRGESDCLVRGYTGARFHEVDTQQADSWTFFLRSGAQ; from the coding sequence ATGATGCGCCTTATCCTGTTTGCCTGCCTTGCCGTCAGCCTGATCGCCGTGCGCCCAGCCAGGGCGGCGTTCACTGTCTGCAATCAGACCTTGGATGTTGCCAATCTGGCGGTTGGCGTCTCTGAGGGGGATGTTTTTGAAACCCTGGGCTGGTGGGTTGTCGGCCCAAGCCAATGCGCTGATCTGATCAGCCATAAGTTGCGGTCGCGGTATGTCTATGTGTTTGCAAAAGACGTGTTCGGGCGGGTGCTGCTGGAGGGCGCGGCCCCCATGTGTGTGGATGCCGGGCGGTTCCGGATCCGCGGGGAGTCGGATTGCCTGGTCCGGGGCTACACCGGTGCGCGGTTTCATGAAGTGGACACGCAGCAGGCGGACAGCTGGACATTTTTCCTGCGCTCTGGGGCGCAATAA
- a CDS encoding MotA/TolQ/ExbB proton channel family protein, which produces MTGFRGDLFDPFTLTVFAALFLMSFTVLSVFFFKLLQFSRLGVGKRSMAEKIIDTWLSGQAEAAMQQAAARQSVLSRVLHAVFTGLQARPGETAYAEELGRQTAIAELATLSDRMRALELAVQAAPMLGLLGTVIGMIDAFSVLAQSQSTADPAALAAGIWTALTTTAAGLAIALVAYFLANWLDARIERERNLIEVLVSAALHGRVGQTASAQART; this is translated from the coding sequence ATGACCGGTTTCCGGGGCGATTTGTTTGATCCCTTCACGCTGACAGTTTTTGCCGCACTGTTCCTGATGTCCTTCACGGTGCTGTCGGTCTTTTTCTTCAAGCTGCTCCAGTTTTCCCGCCTGGGCGTGGGCAAGCGCAGCATGGCCGAGAAAATCATCGACACCTGGCTGTCCGGCCAGGCCGAGGCCGCCATGCAGCAGGCCGCCGCGCGCCAGTCGGTTCTGTCCAGGGTTCTGCATGCCGTGTTTACCGGCCTGCAGGCCCGCCCCGGCGAAACGGCCTATGCCGAGGAATTGGGGCGGCAGACCGCCATTGCCGAACTCGCCACCCTTTCGGACCGGATGCGGGCCCTGGAACTGGCCGTGCAGGCGGCGCCCATGCTGGGTCTGCTGGGAACGGTGATCGGCATGATCGATGCCTTCTCGGTGCTGGCGCAGTCGCAGTCCACCGCGGATCCGGCCGCGCTGGCCGCTGGCATCTGGACCGCGCTCACCACCACCGCGGCGGGGCTGGCAATCGCCCTGGTGGCTTATTTCCTGGCCAATTGGCTGGACGCCCGGATCGAGCGGGAGCGCAACCTGATCGAGGTTCTGGTCTCGGCGGCCCTGCATGGCCGGGTCGGCCAGACTGCAAGCGCGCAGGCCCGGACCTGA
- a CDS encoding biopolymer transporter ExbD produces the protein MQFSRLGLPAPRQRRAFSLTPLADIMFQLLIFFMLSSSLTPYSVLPLHSSGPVADRQPGPAQSAAAAQAPQASVPGGTALWNLEAGKLRVQGQDFPLEALPGLARSLREDNPEAAVVVIVKPSAKVQDLTTVLEQLRVTGIASVQLSAGAG, from the coding sequence ATGCAATTCAGCCGGCTCGGCCTCCCTGCGCCCCGGCAGCGCAGGGCATTTTCCCTCACGCCCTTGGCGGACATCATGTTTCAGCTGCTGATCTTCTTCATGCTGTCCTCCAGCCTGACCCCCTATTCCGTTCTGCCCCTGCACAGCAGCGGCCCGGTGGCTGACCGCCAGCCCGGTCCGGCGCAATCCGCTGCCGCCGCCCAGGCCCCGCAGGCCTCCGTCCCCGGCGGCACGGCCTTGTGGAACCTGGAGGCCGGCAAGCTGCGGGTGCAGGGACAGGACTTCCCCCTTGAAGCCCTGCCCGGCCTTGCCCGCAGCTTGCGCGAGGACAACCCCGAGGCAGCCGTTGTGGTCATCGTGAAGCCCTCAGCCAAGGTGCAGGACCTGACCACCGTGCTTGAACAGCTGCGCGTGACCGGGATTGCGTCGGTCCAGCTCAGTGCAGGAGCCGGCTGA
- a CDS encoding biopolymer transporter ExbD has protein sequence MLSRRSLLPPHKALRTPGTSLAIVNIVLLLLFFFLVTGSLLPAPDTQVQLPATRELPSGHLPSPLLEVGPDGSLRLDGSAITAAALQAALPAGQVLHVLTDSTAPALDLLHLLAQPPFPDLDIRLVTRHRQAGS, from the coding sequence ATGCTGTCCCGGCGATCCCTGCTGCCGCCGCACAAGGCGCTGCGCACACCCGGCACTTCGCTTGCCATCGTCAATATCGTGCTGCTGCTGCTGTTCTTCTTCCTGGTCACCGGGTCCCTGCTGCCCGCGCCGGACACCCAGGTTCAGCTGCCAGCAACCCGGGAATTGCCGTCCGGGCATCTTCCCAGCCCGCTTCTGGAGGTCGGACCGGACGGCAGCTTGCGCCTCGACGGCAGCGCGATCACAGCCGCCGCCTTGCAGGCGGCCCTGCCCGCGGGCCAGGTTCTGCATGTGCTGACCGACAGCACCGCCCCGGCGCTGGACCTGCTGCACCTGCTTGCGCAGCCGCCGTTTCCGGATCTGGACATCCGGCTGGTCACCCGCCACAGGCAGGCCGGGTCATGA
- a CDS encoding serine/threonine protein kinase, with amino-acid sequence MSTLPYGSPARRGWLAAACSSLAVHAALGALLLGGLQPLIGRFAPQTAPPEVRVTLQRLDSDTLAGLALQDGMAGAEPQAESDPLSPQLAHAAEEISDLAEPAGSEAPGSPASAAQPARQDPGLHIAAPAPAAEAASPLLPAETGPLVPETLAPVASGGTAVSTATVNTGLTTLQPLAALPGAQSGTPEEPAAAKTPPPPRAQDLAVKDLIARIRANGGPDCLLALPRRDGQDSAGLEMLAARDAAFGQFTRSVLSEDDSALRQTRTLLDPRQCPAAEYIRRHSDYPATRLGLRLDSGRVASGGRLTGVLRGTAGKYVALLLVDNNGVVQDLQRFLTQTGNVTRFDVPVTLAGPVRDTAQMLIAIGSTRPLQQIRSRDGRLAQDVFTGLTGDLSGSAALAVTAFDIR; translated from the coding sequence ATGAGCACTCTTCCCTATGGCAGTCCGGCCCGCAGGGGCTGGCTTGCCGCCGCCTGCAGCTCTCTGGCCGTTCACGCGGCCCTGGGCGCGCTTCTCCTGGGCGGCCTGCAGCCTCTCATCGGCCGCTTCGCACCGCAGACCGCGCCCCCGGAGGTCCGCGTCACCCTGCAGCGGCTGGACTCCGATACGCTGGCCGGCCTTGCCCTGCAGGACGGCATGGCGGGCGCAGAACCCCAGGCCGAAAGCGACCCCCTCTCGCCACAGCTTGCTCATGCGGCGGAGGAGATTTCTGACCTTGCCGAGCCTGCCGGATCGGAAGCGCCCGGATCGCCTGCCTCTGCCGCACAGCCGGCCCGGCAGGATCCCGGCCTGCACATTGCCGCGCCCGCCCCCGCCGCCGAGGCTGCTTCGCCCCTTCTGCCGGCAGAGACAGGCCCGCTGGTGCCGGAAACCCTTGCCCCGGTGGCGTCCGGCGGCACCGCGGTGTCAACCGCCACCGTGAATACAGGTCTCACCACCCTGCAGCCGCTGGCGGCCCTGCCCGGCGCACAGTCCGGCACCCCGGAAGAACCAGCCGCAGCAAAAACCCCGCCGCCGCCCCGCGCGCAGGACCTTGCAGTAAAGGACCTGATTGCCCGGATCCGCGCAAACGGCGGGCCGGACTGCCTGCTGGCCTTGCCCCGCAGGGACGGCCAGGACAGCGCCGGCCTGGAAATGCTTGCCGCCCGCGATGCCGCCTTCGGGCAGTTCACCCGATCTGTCTTGAGCGAAGACGACAGCGCCCTGCGGCAGACCCGGACGCTGCTGGACCCGCGCCAATGCCCGGCAGCAGAATACATCCGCCGCCACAGTGATTACCCGGCGACCCGGCTGGGGCTCCGGCTGGACTCCGGCAGGGTCGCCAGCGGCGGCCGGCTCACCGGCGTGCTGCGCGGCACTGCGGGAAAATACGTTGCGCTATTGCTGGTGGACAACAATGGCGTGGTCCAGGACCTTCAGCGGTTCCTGACACAGACAGGCAATGTCACCCGCTTCGACGTGCCGGTGACACTGGCCGGCCCGGTCCGCGACACGGCGCAGATGCTGATCGCCATCGGCAGCACCCGCCCGCTGCAGCAAATCCGCAGCCGCGACGGGCGTCTGGCCCAGGATGTTTTCACCGGCCTCACCGGCGATCTGTCCGGGTCTGCCGCCCTGGCCGTCACGGCCTTCGACATCAGATAA
- a CDS encoding D-lyxose/D-mannose family sugar isomerase, translating into MKRSAVNDLIREGAAFLGAFNVHLPPFAYWTPAEMAARDHAMIAARGLGWDVTDYGQGRFEELGLLLFTLRNGRKQDLAAGSGMLYAEKLLISRRNQLSPMHRHIHKAEDIINRGGATLVLELFASAPDGSICRHSDVSVPCDGQIRTLPPGGRLALAPGESVTLLPGVWHAFWGEDGDVLIGEVSTVNDDTTDNVFEMDIGRFSQIEEDEPPLHLLVSDYGSWLR; encoded by the coding sequence ATGAAACGCTCTGCCGTCAATGATCTGATCCGCGAAGGCGCCGCTTTCCTTGGCGCCTTCAACGTGCATCTGCCGCCCTTTGCCTATTGGACACCCGCGGAAATGGCAGCGCGGGACCACGCGATGATCGCCGCCCGCGGGCTCGGCTGGGATGTCACCGACTACGGCCAGGGCCGCTTTGAGGAGCTGGGCCTGTTGCTGTTCACCCTGCGCAACGGCCGCAAGCAGGACCTGGCCGCCGGCTCCGGCATGCTCTACGCCGAAAAGCTGCTGATCAGCCGCAGGAACCAGCTGTCGCCGATGCACCGCCACATCCACAAGGCCGAGGACATCATCAACCGCGGCGGCGCCACCCTGGTGCTGGAGCTGTTCGCCAGCGCCCCCGATGGCAGCATCTGCCGCCACAGCGATGTCTCCGTGCCCTGCGACGGGCAGATCCGCACCCTGCCCCCGGGCGGCCGTCTGGCGCTGGCGCCCGGCGAAAGCGTCACCCTGCTGCCCGGCGTCTGGCATGCCTTCTGGGGTGAGGACGGCGACGTGCTGATCGGCGAGGTCTCCACCGTCAACGACGACACCACCGATAATGTCTTTGAAATGGACATCGGACGGTTTTCGCAGATCGAGGAGGACGAGCCGCCGCTGCATCTGCTGGTCTCAGACTACGGGAGCTGGCTCCGGTGA